One region of Schistocerca gregaria isolate iqSchGreg1 chromosome 7, iqSchGreg1.2, whole genome shotgun sequence genomic DNA includes:
- the LOC126281624 gene encoding ras-related protein Rab-30 produces the protein MEDYKFLFKVVLVGNAGVGKTCLVRRFTQGLFPPGQGATIGVDFMIKTVEVDNEKVKLQIWDTAGQERFRSITQSYYRSAHALILVYDISCQPTFDCLPDWLREIEEYASSKVLRVLVGNKTDREDREIPTHVGEEFARCHDMYYLETSAKEADNVERLFMEIAAELIEQAKSKELPRYDGSGAPSLEGRTTTVGDNTGGCCSRL, from the exons ATGGAGGATTACAAGTTTTTGTTCAAAGTTGTCCTCGTTGGAAACGCGGGCGTTGGGAAAACTTGCCTCGTTAGACGCTTTACACAG GGTTTGTTTCCACCTGGCCAAGGCGCTACAATAGGAGTCGATTTTATGATTAAAACAGTGGAAGTCGATAATGAGAAGGTGAAG CTCCAGATTTGGGATACTGCTGGTCAGGAAAGATTCCGTTCTATAACACAAAGCTATTATCGTTCAGCCCATGCCCTTATACTGGTGTATGATATAAGCTGTCAACCAACATTTGATTGCCTTCCAGACTGGTTGCGTGAAATCGAGGAGTACGCAAGCAGCAAAGTCTTAAGGGTGCTAGTAG GAAATAAAACTGACCGTGAAGACAGGGAAATACCAACCCATGTAGGAGAAGAATTTGCCCGGTGTCACGACATGTACTACCTCGAAACATCTGCCAAAGAGGCTGATAATGTTGAAAGGCTTTTTATGGAAATTGCTGCAGAGCTCATAGAG CAAGCAAAGAGTAAGGAATTGCCAAGATATGATGGAAGTGGTGCACCATCACTGGAAGGCCGCACAActactgttggagacaatactggTGGGTGTTGCTCTCGCCTCTAG